The sequence GCCTTCAGAGGggcaagaagggagggagaagagggatcCCAGGACAGGAGGGGCTtgagggagggatgggaagcaggagcagggagctgccctgccccccgggACGGTTCCCTAACTGCACTTTtgccttcctcagctccacctcCCCCCTGAGAACGATGTCCTGCAACATCAGCTCCcggtgcctgcctgcctgcgaggtcagctgcccacagccctgtgcctacagcaccagcctggggcCCAGCATCGGTTCCTGTGGGGACTCCACAGCTGTGGTTTATGGCCCCCCAGTCGTCATCAAGTTCCCAGGCCCCATTCTCAGCACCTGCCCCCAGGAAACCGTGGTGGGAGCCTCGGTTCCCAACGTCAGCGGcccaggggtgggcagcagctcccccggTCCCTGGGGAGCTTCCAGGATGCTgggctcctcctcttctgcaggcttctCCAGCTCGGGAGGCTTCTCCAGCTCGGGAGGCTTAGCTGGCTCTGGAGGCTCCTCGTGGAGAGGAGGTTCCTGTGGCTCTGGCATCTACCcggggctgggaggctgctacgGCAGCAGGttgtacagcagcagcagcagcagcggcagcagcagccctgcatctCGCCGTGGCAACTACAGCTCCTTCTGAGGAGACCACtgccacagctgagcagctgcagacacAAGACCCAGACCTGCAGCTGGCTTCTGGAGATGGCAGAGGCTCACTGAAGCCACAGGagccccccccctgccctcacctctttcttgctgcttcacttcctttgctgctgctgacagcttctGGTGCTCCTCCCTCCgtgctccagccccatcccCACTGGGCCAACATCCTCTGGGAGGCCTTGGCCATCAGACTGTGACAGGAGAAGACCATCAGGTGGAGAATGGACTCTTTGGAGGCTGTTGGGAATgctgtgcccttctctggagctggggaagtgtCTACTTTGCCCTCTGTGCCATCTCACTCCACGTCCTGCTCACATTAAAGTCCCCTTGCATCACCACCTTTGGTCTGGTTTTGGTTCCTccatggggctggggcttgggctgaccctttgcagcagctcctgcagctgggggcagaagctGTGAGCAGCCCTCAGGTGTCTCTGTAGGATCCTGGGACTCCTCCACATCCTCTGGGACTCCTCCACATcctctggagctcctccagtccaacccttctccacctctaccaaggctggggctcagccatggccctcagcaccacagctctgcagctctgaaacccttccaggcatggggattcagagacctccctgggcagcctgggccaggcttgcagaTCCCTGCCAGGGGAGAAATTGCTTCTCAtgcccaacctgaacctcccctgaggcTTTTTCCCCTTGTCCTCTGCCTTGGtccttggcagaagagcccaagcccccctacccccccagctccaacctttcaggcagctgtagagaccCAGAggctctccccccagcctcctttcctccaggctcaacacccccagctccctcagctgctgccccccagccctgttccccagccccttccccacctgccttgccctgctccagccctcgaTGGccttctggcagccaggagcccaaacctgaaGGCATTGGGAGGTTTGCTTTGACTGtggccccagcacagggctgcacctctgtgccaccaccaccctgagctCTCCTACAGCAGGCTGTGCAAGAGGCTTTCCCAAGGGCTGAGTGACacaagcccaggagcagcctcttgtgctgctgctttctgtggccATGGGAGCGGAAGCACAAAGAGCTCCATGGAGGAGTCCCCAAGAGAAGTCTcttgcagtctggagagaagcagcctgaggggcatctgatcaatgctgatcaatacttcaagggtgggggagaggaggaagggagcaggctgtgtttagtggtgcccagggaggggagaaggggcaaggggcactaGGGGCTGTCTGCTGCAACCTCCCCATCTGAACtgggggaggaacttctttagcTTCAGCTTGGtgaaggcctggagcaggctgcccagagaggtgctgcagcctccacctctctctggagccattccaaagccacctggatgtgttcctgagtaACCCTCTCCAGGTGACTCTGCCttggcaaggggggggggggggaaggctggGCTCCATCATctccacagcagcctcccagcccctcccattctgggGCTCtgtgtcacagggtgcaacctttctccacccccaccccaaattcctgctgccatccccagcagcttgctggcCTCCCAGAGGCTTGGAGCTgtcagctgctctcctggcagcctggcacagcactcagctgctctgcaggtgcagaggtgcaaaagcaaacagcaggcaGAGGTGGAGATGCTGAAGAGCTTTAATCAGAGGGCAGCACAGGCTCCAGCTggctcctgcaggccacacaggacACTGCCCTGCCGGCCGGGCACCGATGCAGCTCCGCACGCCCCCGGCTGGGGCATCAGCGCCTGGCAGCTTCCCCTGCCGGCTCAGCgcggcccagggctgctgcagcagcagggcttgggcctTCAGAAGTagccagagccacagctgcctccagcagacCTCCTGTAGCCACAGCTGCCCCCCCCGAAGGAATGGCCTCCCCCAAAGGAGCCCCCCCCGACGGAGCTGCCTCCTGCGCAGGAGCCCCCAAAGCCTCCGGACCCAAAGCTTCTTCCGCCTCCATAGGAGCCCCCAAATGACCTGCCCCCCCCATAGGAGCCCCCAAATGACCTGCCCCCACCATAGGAGCCCCCAAAGGATCTGCCCCCACCATAGGAGCCCCCACCATAGGAGCCCCCAGAGCCAAAGGAGCTGCCCCCACCATAGGAGCCCCCAAcgcccagagagctgcccccaCCATAGGAGCCCCCAGAGCCAAAGGAGCTGCCCCCTCCATAGGAGCCTCCTGACTCAATGGAGCCTATTCCCCCCGAGAAGCCCCCAATGGGGGATGGCAGCGTGGTGCCCACGATGCTCTCctgagggcaggagctgaggatggggccTGGGAAGGTGATGACCACGGGGGGAGGGTAGACCACGGCTCGAGAGTCCCCGCAGGAGGTGacgcagggctggctgcaggcatccacgaagggctgggggcagctgacctcgcagggggcagagcatctgctgctcagcagctctcctgaagACATCTTCTGTGCTGGAGGcaaacctgcagcaggagggggccCAGAGCTTTCAGGAGCAGCCAAAGAGAGTGGCAGAAGAGGCCAAGGAAGGCTtcagctttctctctctctgccctgacTGCCTGAGCAGCCAGCCTAGCACCTGCACCTCCCCacagtgccttctgctgctctaGAAACAGTGCAGATGGTGAAGCAAAGCCCAGGAGCCCCTGGCTTGGGAGCTCAGCTCCAAGGGGTTGTTGAGtcacagctctggagctgaCTGACATTGCACTGATCCTTGTGCCTGTGAAAATCCATCCCTACCAGTCCCCAGATTCCTCAATCCCAGCGTGGAGGGctgggaaaggacctctggagagcatctcctgcactctccccctgccccagctgggcacccccagcagcctgcccaggggtacaatgcccaggggaggggttggaagctctccacaccattTCAGTCAcggaatcccagcatggctcaggctggaagggacctcagagctcatctgctgcaacctccccagcacaggctgtgccaTCAGCCCTCAACTGGTGCCCAGAGGCAAagggccctgcctggcaccaggctTCTGCAGAAGACCAAGTCCTCAGCTAACCACTGCAGAGCTTTCCCTGATGCTTCATctagagaaagaaggaaggaaaggaagaaggaagggagagaagaaggaagggagggaagaaggaagggagggaagaaggaaggaagggagggaagaaggaagggagggaagaaggaagggagggagggaagaacgaaggaagggagggaagaagggagggagggagggatggagggagggagggtgcaagggaggaaggaagggatggagggaggaagaaagggagggaaggaggaagggagggagggagaaagaaaggaggtaGGAAGGGTCTGGAACTCACCAGGAccggagctgctgtgggtgaggaGCTGGATGGAGCTGAAGCCTTCCTCAGGCTCTTATATAGCTGCTCAGACCCCCAGGGGAACCTGCGCCAGGCTTTGTGCAAGAGCTTCCGACCTCTTGCCAAACTGTTTTGCTGCATGGTTGATTCCCTTAATTGTCCTAATTGTCCTCTTAATTGCTGTGGTCACGACTCTCTTCTCCGCTCCGGGGCACCCTGCGGGCATCCCTGAGCGCTTTATCTGATCGATCCTCCGAGCCCGACAAAGGCTCCCGGCAGCCgatcctgccccagcccctcgcggggctgaggctggggtgggTGCGGATGCGGCtggggggtggtgctgagctgctcggcagctctcccaggcaagatttccccctcagcctctcggCGGCAGGCGGGTGGGCGGTTGAAAGAGGCTCTGCCGCTCGCCAGGGCTGctaggaggggagcagcagcgccCAAGGTCTTCCTTTGTCAGCTGGGATTTCCCAACCCCACCGTAGGAAATTGGGAAGATTCCATTAGCTGAGGACTCAACCAGGAGTTGCTGACAAGCAGAGCTGTCAGATCAAGGGCTGCCCTCTTGGGCCTGCCAGGTCTTGTCTGGCTTCTGATGCAAGGCCTGAGCCCAGGgagcttcctctctgctccattTTCCAGccgggctggagagcagcagcgaAGTGGTGCTGGGAAGGGCACCGAGGGggaaagggcagcagggcagcagcgcTGAGCCCAGAGTGGGGAATGGAAGGCATcaggagaggctgcccagagagctggtggagtccccagccctgggggtgctcaagaagtggcacttggggacagggtttgggttggtggccatggtggtgttgggttggtggtgggactctggaggGTCGTGGAGGTCTCATCCGaccaaaacgattctgtgaGGCTGCAACAGCCTGGAAACCAaacccttccatcccaacccttccattccaacccttccattccaacccttccatcccaacccttccatcccaacccttccattccaacccttccatcccaacccttccatcccaaccctTCCATTCCAACCATTCCATCCCaacccttccatcccaacccttccattccaacccttccatcccaacccttccatcccaatccttccatcccaacccttccattccaacccttccatcccaacccttccatcccaacccttccattccaacccttccatcccaacccttccatcccaacccttccattccaacccttccatcccaacccttccattccaacccttccatcccaacccttccatcccagcccttccatcccaacctttccatcccaacccttccattccaacccttccatcccaacccttccttccaacccttccatcccaacccttccat comes from Dryobates pubescens isolate bDryPub1 chromosome 41, bDryPub1.pri, whole genome shotgun sequence and encodes:
- the LOC128899178 gene encoding scale keratin-like, encoding MSSGELLSSRCSAPCEVSCPQPFVDACSQPCVTSCGDSRAVVYPPPVVITFPGPILSSCPQESIVGTTLPSPIGGFSGGIGSIESGGSYGGGSSFGSGGSYGGGSSLGVGGSYGGGSSFGSGGSYGGGSYGGGRSFGGSYGGGRSFGGSYGGGRSFGGSYGGGRSFGSGGFGGSCAGGSSVGGGSFGGGHSFGGGSCGYRRSAGGSCGSGYF